One Scleropages formosus chromosome 8, fSclFor1.1, whole genome shotgun sequence DNA window includes the following coding sequences:
- the cnih4 gene encoding protein cornichon homolog 4, whose product MEAAVFILSLIDCCALIFLSVYFIITLSDLECDYINARACCSKLNKWVLPELVGQALATVLMLVSMHWFIFLLNLPVASWNLYRYIKVPMGNMGIFDPTEIHNRGQLKSHMKEAMIKLGFHLLCFFIYLYSMILALIND is encoded by the exons ATGGAGGCTGCCGTGTTCATTCTGTCATTAATAGActgctgtgctttaattttcctttCCGTATACTTC ATAATCACACTGTCCGATCTCGAGTGCGATTACATCAACGCTCGCGCCTGCTGCTCCAAGCTGAACAAA TGGGTCCTGCCGGAGCTAGTAGGTCAAGCCTTAGCCACAGTCCTCATGCTGGTCTCCATGCACTGGTTCATATTCCTGCTGAACCTACCTGTGGCATCCTGGAACCTCTACAG GTACATCAAAGTGCCCATGGGTAATATGGGGATATTTGACCCCACTGAGATTCACAACCGAGGCCAGCTGAAATCTCACATGAAGGAGGCTATGATCAAGCTGGGTTTTCATCTTCTCTGCTTCTTCATCTATCTTTACAG CATGATCCTGGCTCTGATCAATGATTGA